GCGTGCGAGGACACGTCGCATCAGGCCATCGCCAGGACGCGCGTGGAGGGCCGGCGTCATTACGCGGTGATCGACGAGGCCTGCGTCGGGTGCAATCTCTGCGCCCATGTCTGCCCCGTCGACGACTGCATCACCATGGTGCCGCAGCCGGCGGAGGGCACGCTGACATGGTCCGACCACCCCAGCAACCCGCTTCGTCATCCGACCTCCGGCACCGGCTGACGAAGCGCCCCCGATCGGGAATGCCGGTTCAGGAATGCCGGTCGGGGCTTTCCTCCAGCAGATATTGGGACGTTTCCAGAATCGCGTTCCAATAGGCCACCAGAACCTCGTCGTCGTCGTCCTGCGCGTCGTCCCGGTAGCGGCGGGCGATAACCAGGGCGTCGTCCCCGTGACGGGCGACCAGGTCCATCGCCGCCGCCGGAACCGGTTGCAGATTCGCTTGCATGATCCCTCTCCTTCGGCAGACCCCGCCTGGATCTGGGGATGCGGGACGGCGCTTCAATCGCCGGCGCGGGAACGTGACTGTCTTTCCACAGATTCTGACTGGCTTTCTTATCGATGGATCATGCCCGCGCCCGTCTGCGTGGCGGTCCCGGAATTCGAAACCGGTCGTCCCTGACGGCTACAGTCCCAGCTTCAGCCGGAAAGGCGCCATATGCGGCATCAGCGCGCTGTCGGGAACCTTGACCAGGTCCTTGTGGTCCGTGCCGACGACGCGGTCCCGGATTCCCGGCGCCAGGTGGCCGAGAATGGACGCGAGGGTATGCGACGGCGCGAAGACCACCATGCCGTCGCACCCCCGGTACTGTTCGTTGATATGGTTCGCCACCAGGCGCGAGAATTTTTCCATTTCCACATGGTGCCGGTCATGGCGCGGATTCAGGGCGTGATGCACGCTGGACCCGCTATGGAAGCTCGCCCCCGGGGCATCGTCGCCCAGATCCGAATTCTGCAGGTGCGCCATGGTGGAATCGAATGCGTCCACGGTGTGCAGCGCATGATTTTCGGCCGGCCGTACGAAGCGGGCATGTTCGCCGTCGGCGATGACGATCAGGATATTTCGGGTCATCTTTTCATACGCCTCATCGGGGACGGGTTTCCCTGTTCTTCGGGAAGGAAAAAGAAGAAGGCCTATAACGGAGGCGGAGGAATCGTCACCCCTTCGAACGGCTCCACGCAGGTGATATGATCGGCCACCGACACGACACCGCGAACGTTTTCCGCCGCCACGCGGGCCGCGGCGTGCATCCGTTCGTCCGTGACGGTGCCGTTCAGTTCCACCTTTCCGTCATGGACCTCCACGCTGATGATGTTCCGCACCCCCAGACGCAGTTCATCCTGGTATTCCTTCAGGATGGATGCCCTGATGGTCTGGTCGTCGGACGGCGCCGTCTTGTCCGCGATCAGGGGCAGCAGCGCCCGCAGCACATCGGTGCGCGACACCATGCCCACGACCCTGTTGTTTTCCACCACCGGCAGGTGCCTGATATTGCGCAGCAGCAGGACCTCGACCGCGTCACGCAATACGGTCCCCGGCTCCACCGACACCGGCTGGTCCGACATGATGTCGAACACCTTGCGGCCGTGACTGTGCACGTATTCCGACGCCTGTCGTCCGGACGACCGGAACAGGTCCGCCAGCCGCCCATGGCCGGACCGCGTCTCCAGCTCGTTCCGCGGATCAGGTCGCTCGGTCACGACGCCGACCAGAAGCCCGTTCTCGGTCACGACCGGCAGGGCGTTGACCCTGTTCGTCAGCATCAGCCCGATGGCGTCGGCGAGGGAGCGCGTCGATTCGACGCAGACGGCCGGCGAGGTCATGATATCCCTGACGTGCATGACAACCCCCGTTGAATAGGCGCCCCTGAATCTCTTCGGTGAATCTCTTCGGTGAATCCCTCGCGGGGCAGGCCTCGTAGATGCGTGCGCGGCGACGTCCGGGCAATCGCACTCCGGGATTCGTGATGACGGGGCGGGCGCCATAAAAGGGTGGACGATCGGGGTCATTCCGTGGATGGTCGCGATCGGAAACAGGTGTCGCAGGACCAACGGGATCGGCGTGTACAGGATCAGCATGACGCAATGGGGACGGTTGCTGGCCTGCCTGCTGCTGCAGGTCGGGCTGATGCTGTCATTCACCGCGCCCGGGCGTGCCGAGACGGGCGCGCACGCCATGCCGGACATGGCCGTCATGGCATCGCACTGCTGTCATGGCGTCCATCCCGGCCATGCCTCCCGTCACCATCCGGGTGGTGCATGCTGTCTTCAGGGGGATTGTGTCGCCACATGGCTGGTGCCCCCGGCGGTGGGGGCGTCGGTGCCGCGCCGGGTGGCGGCGGCGTTCGCCGTTCCGCCCGCCGAACGCGTTTCGGGCGTCCTGTCCGCCCCCGCCTTGCCCCCGCCCAGACGGATGGCCTGACCCCAGGTCTGACCGTTTCGGGATTCGGCCGTATGCGTGCGGCCGGGCCCGTCTTTCTTCTTTGGCGGATGACAGAGCCATGATTTTTCCATCCTCGACGGGGCGGGGCGCGATGACGCGCCGCCGCTTCGTGGTCGGGGCCGGCGTGTGGGGTGCGGCGGCCGCGACCGGCGCCGGTGCGCGGGCGTTCGCGCCGCCTTCCGGCATCCCCGCCCCCCGGCCCGGCACCCGTTTCGACCTTGCGATCGGTCACGTCCCGGTCAACGTCACGGGCGCGCGCGTCCGCGCGGTCGGCGTCAACGGATCGACCCCGGCGCCGATCCTGCGCTGGCGACAGGGCGATACGGTCGAACTGACCGTCACCAACCGGCTGCACGAACCCAGTTCGATCCACTGGCACGGTATTCGGCTGCCGGCCGGCATGGACGGTGTCCCGGGCCTCAGCTTCGGTGGCATCGCGCCGGGCGAAAGCTTCACCTACCGTTTCCCCGTACGGCAGAGCGGCACCTACTGGTACCACAGCCATTCCGGCTTCCAGGAGCAGACCGGCCTGTACGGCGCCATCGTCATCGACCCGGGCAGCGGCGACACCCGGCGGTGCGACCGCGATTATGTGCTGGTGCTGTCGGACTGGACCGACGTGGACCCGGCGGACATCGTCTCCAACCTGAAATTCCAGAGCGACTATTACAATTTCCGCCAGCGCACGGTCGGCACCTTCTTCCGCGACGCGCACCGCCAGGGGCTGGGCGCCGCGGTGCGGGACCGCCTGGCCTGGGGGGGCATGAACATGGCGCCGACCGACATCCTGGACGTGTCGGGCATCGTCTACACCTACCTGGTCAACGGGCAGTCCCCCCGCGCCAACTGGACCGGCCTGTTCCGCCCCGGCGAACGCATCCGTCTGCGCATCATCAATGCCGCGTCGATGACCCTGTTCGACGTGCGGATTCCCGGACTGGCGATGACCGTCGTGCAGGCCGACGGGAACGACGTGGAACCGGTGACGGTGGACGAATTCCGCATCGGGCCCGCCGAAACCTACGACGTGATCGTGACCCCCGCCGCCGCCGGCCCCTATACGATCTTCGCGCAGGCCGAGGATCGCACGGGCTACGCGCGCGGCACGCTGGCCACCGCCCCGGGCCTCGCCGGCCCCGTGCCGCCCATGGACCCCCGCCCGCTGCGCACCATGGCGGACATGGGCATGGGCGGCATGGCCCCGCCCGCGAAAACCGGCAACGCGCCCGCCATGGACGGTATGGACATGTCCGGAATGTCCGGAATGGACATGGACCCCAAGGAGATGGAACCCCCGGCCGCGCCACATCAGGCGCCGCCCGCGCCGAAGCTGAAGCCGGGGGTCGAGGTGCAGAATGTCGCCGCCATGCCCATGGACCGGCTGGCGGAACCGGGGGACGGGCTGGACCATAACGGCCGCCGCGTCCTGACCTATGCCGATCTGCGGGCGACCGTCCCCGGCATCGATCCCCGCCCGCCGTCGCGCGAGATCACCCTGCACCTGACCGGCAACATGGAACGCTTCATCTGGGGCTTCGACGGCAGGAAGTTCTCGGAAGCCGCGCCGATCCGGCTCGCGCGGGGGGAGCGGGTCCGCTTCGTCCTGATCAACGACACGATGATGGAACACCCGATCCACCTGCACGGGTTGTGGAGCGAGCTGGAAAACGGGCAGGGGGACCGCCGCCCCTACAAGCACACGATTACCGTCAAGCCGGGCGAGCGGCTGAGCTATCTGGTCACGGCCGACGAACCCGGATTATGGGCCTATCACTGCCATCTGCTCTACCATATGGCAGTCGGCATGTTCCGCACGGTGGTGGTGTCGTGACCCGGCGGCCCATCCTCGGTATCGCCGTCGCCCTGCTGGCGGCGGGCGCGCTGCCCGGCCAGGTCCGGGCGC
This genomic stretch from Gluconacetobacter diazotrophicus PA1 5 harbors:
- a CDS encoding host attachment protein; the protein is MTRNILIVIADGEHARFVRPAENHALHTVDAFDSTMAHLQNSDLGDDAPGASFHSGSSVHHALNPRHDRHHVEMEKFSRLVANHINEQYRGCDGMVVFAPSHTLASILGHLAPGIRDRVVGTDHKDLVKVPDSALMPHMAPFRLKLGL
- a CDS encoding CBS domain-containing protein, with the translated sequence MTSPAVCVESTRSLADAIGLMLTNRVNALPVVTENGLLVGVVTERPDPRNELETRSGHGRLADLFRSSGRQASEYVHSHGRKVFDIMSDQPVSVEPGTVLRDAVEVLLLRNIRHLPVVENNRVVGMVSRTDVLRALLPLIADKTAPSDDQTIRASILKEYQDELRLGVRNIISVEVHDGKVELNGTVTDERMHAAARVAAENVRGVVSVADHITCVEPFEGVTIPPPPL
- a CDS encoding copper resistance system multicopper oxidase, with product MIFPSSTGRGAMTRRRFVVGAGVWGAAAATGAGARAFAPPSGIPAPRPGTRFDLAIGHVPVNVTGARVRAVGVNGSTPAPILRWRQGDTVELTVTNRLHEPSSIHWHGIRLPAGMDGVPGLSFGGIAPGESFTYRFPVRQSGTYWYHSHSGFQEQTGLYGAIVIDPGSGDTRRCDRDYVLVLSDWTDVDPADIVSNLKFQSDYYNFRQRTVGTFFRDAHRQGLGAAVRDRLAWGGMNMAPTDILDVSGIVYTYLVNGQSPRANWTGLFRPGERIRLRIINAASMTLFDVRIPGLAMTVVQADGNDVEPVTVDEFRIGPAETYDVIVTPAAAGPYTIFAQAEDRTGYARGTLATAPGLAGPVPPMDPRPLRTMADMGMGGMAPPAKTGNAPAMDGMDMSGMSGMDMDPKEMEPPAAPHQAPPAPKLKPGVEVQNVAAMPMDRLAEPGDGLDHNGRRVLTYADLRATVPGIDPRPPSREITLHLTGNMERFIWGFDGRKFSEAAPIRLARGERVRFVLINDTMMEHPIHLHGLWSELENGQGDRRPYKHTITVKPGERLSYLVTADEPGLWAYHCHLLYHMAVGMFRTVVVS